In Pseudomonas fluorescens, a genomic segment contains:
- the paaY gene encoding phenylacetic acid degradation protein PaaY gives MTCYSLNGLTPVVDPSAYVHPSAVLIGDVIIGPHCYVGPLASLRGDFGRIVLEEGANIQDTCVMHGFPESDTVIERNGHIGHGAVLHGCRIGEDALVGMNAVVMDGARIGSRSFVSATAFVKAGFECPEQSLVMGTPASVKRGLSDAEVRWKQTGTREYQQLAQRCLTHMQECEPLQAVERDRPRVSDSGLRPKGATL, from the coding sequence ATGACGTGCTACAGCCTTAACGGCCTCACCCCGGTGGTGGACCCCAGTGCCTATGTGCATCCTTCGGCCGTACTCATCGGCGATGTCATTATTGGCCCGCACTGTTATGTCGGGCCGCTGGCCAGCTTGCGTGGTGACTTTGGCCGCATCGTGCTGGAGGAGGGCGCTAATATTCAGGACACCTGCGTCATGCACGGTTTCCCGGAGAGCGACACGGTGATCGAGCGCAATGGCCATATTGGTCACGGTGCGGTGTTGCACGGCTGCCGCATAGGCGAAGATGCCCTGGTCGGCATGAATGCAGTGGTCATGGACGGCGCAAGGATTGGCTCGCGTTCATTCGTGTCGGCCACAGCCTTCGTCAAGGCGGGCTTTGAATGCCCCGAGCAATCCCTGGTGATGGGCACCCCGGCCAGCGTCAAGCGCGGCCTCAGCGATGCGGAAGTGCGCTGGAAGCAGACCGGCACCCGCGAGTACCAGCAACTGGCCCAGCGTTGCCTCACGCACATGCAGGAATGCGAGCCACTGCAGGCGGTTGAACGCGACCGGCCACGGGTTAGCGACAGTGGCCTGCGGCCCAAGGGTGCAACGCTGTGA
- the paaX gene encoding phenylacetic acid degradation operon negative regulatory protein PaaX, whose amino-acid sequence MSSLAPLNSLITRFQEQTPIRASSLIITLYGDAIEPHGGTVWLGSLIQLLEPIGINERLIRTSIFRLTKEGWLTAEKVGRRSYYSLTGTGRRRFDKAFKRVYNSTVPAWDGSWCLVMLTQLAQDKRKQVREELEWQGFGAISPVLLACPRSDRADVNATLQDLGALEETIVFETTAQDVLASKALRLQVRESWRIEELATHYSEFIQLFRPLWQALREQENPLPADCFLARVLLVHEYRKLLLRDPQLPDELLPGDWEGRAARQLCRNIYRLIFAKAEEWLNSALETADGPLPDVGESFYRRFGGLK is encoded by the coding sequence ATGTCGTCCCTAGCCCCATTGAATTCCCTGATCACGCGCTTTCAGGAGCAGACGCCGATTCGCGCCAGTTCGCTGATCATCACCCTCTATGGGGATGCCATCGAACCCCACGGTGGCACCGTCTGGCTTGGCAGCCTTATCCAACTGCTCGAACCCATTGGTATCAATGAACGGCTGATCCGCACCTCGATTTTCCGTTTGACCAAAGAGGGTTGGCTCACCGCCGAGAAAGTCGGGCGGCGCAGCTACTACAGCCTGACCGGCACCGGGCGTCGGCGTTTCGACAAGGCCTTCAAGCGCGTGTACAACTCCACCGTGCCGGCCTGGGACGGTTCCTGGTGCTTGGTGATGCTCACGCAGCTAGCCCAGGACAAGCGCAAACAAGTGCGTGAAGAACTGGAATGGCAAGGTTTTGGTGCGATCTCGCCGGTCTTGTTGGCCTGCCCGCGCAGCGACCGCGCCGACGTCAACGCGACGTTACAGGACCTGGGTGCCCTGGAAGAAACCATTGTCTTCGAAACCACCGCCCAGGACGTATTGGCCTCCAAGGCCCTGCGTCTGCAAGTGCGCGAAAGCTGGAGAATCGAGGAACTTGCGACCCATTACAGCGAATTCATCCAGTTGTTCCGCCCACTCTGGCAGGCGCTACGCGAGCAGGAAAACCCGCTTCCAGCCGACTGCTTCCTGGCACGGGTTCTGCTTGTGCATGAATATCGCAAATTGCTGTTGCGCGACCCGCAGTTGCCGGACGAGCTATTGCCCGGGGATTGGGAAGGCCGCGCCGCACGACAGTTGTGCCGTAACATCTACCGTCTGATCTTCGCCAAGGCCGAAGAGTGGTTGAACAGCGCACTGGAAACCGCCGACGGCCCCTTGCCGGATGTCGGCGAAAGCTTCTATCGACGCTTCGGTGGGCTTAAATAA
- the feaR gene encoding transcriptional regulator FeaR, whose protein sequence is MNSSIAQRRDGFDQWVHQINQICGAFSAQTLGDGFSGHIREYQSGALKLSFVDACQARLYRTPREVAAGEGRKYFAVFQLEGTACMAQGDNRVALSAGDITLIDASQPSDFTYSESSRQLSLILPYPLVEQSLRFNPVKCGHRIAATSPIATLSHHLILDATRHNTLSQQESEATLDAVVSLLRPVITHSDAADDLHERIFRKTLGYIDEHIRSEDLCPELLAREVGVSMRGLYRMFSRKGLVVARYIKNRRLDLCAESLRQSCAEQKLSALGYSWGFSDSSYFSTAFKSRFGISPGEYRKQHA, encoded by the coding sequence ATGAATTCTTCAATTGCACAACGCCGTGATGGGTTCGATCAATGGGTCCATCAGATCAACCAGATCTGCGGCGCCTTCAGCGCGCAAACCCTGGGCGACGGATTTTCCGGGCATATCCGCGAATACCAGAGCGGCGCGCTCAAACTCAGTTTTGTCGATGCCTGCCAGGCGCGGCTGTACCGCACGCCACGGGAGGTCGCGGCGGGCGAGGGCAGAAAGTACTTCGCGGTGTTCCAGCTCGAAGGCACGGCCTGCATGGCCCAGGGCGACAACCGGGTGGCGTTGTCGGCCGGTGATATCACCCTGATCGACGCTTCACAGCCCAGCGATTTCACCTACAGCGAAAGCTCCCGGCAGTTGTCGTTGATTTTGCCGTACCCGCTGGTGGAGCAGTCCCTGCGCTTCAATCCGGTGAAGTGTGGTCATCGAATCGCCGCAACGTCACCCATCGCCACGCTGTCCCACCACTTGATACTGGACGCCACGCGCCACAACACCTTGAGCCAGCAGGAAAGCGAAGCGACCCTGGACGCGGTGGTCAGCCTGCTGCGCCCGGTTATCACCCACAGCGATGCGGCCGATGATCTGCACGAGCGGATCTTTCGCAAGACCCTTGGCTACATCGATGAGCACATTCGCTCCGAAGACCTGTGCCCTGAGTTGCTGGCGCGGGAGGTTGGGGTTTCGATGCGTGGGCTGTACCGGATGTTTTCGCGCAAGGGGTTGGTGGTGGCGCGCTACATCAAGAATCGCCGCCTGGATTTATGCGCCGAGTCCCTGCGCCAATCGTGTGCGGAACAGAAGCTGTCGGCATTGGGGTATTCGTGGGGGTTTTCTGATTCGAGTTACTTCTCTACCGCGTTCAAGTCGCGCTTTGGCATTTCGCCGGGCGAGTATCGCAAGCAACACGCCTGA
- the tynA gene encoding primary-amine oxidase, with the protein MFSSAALLKRTPLARLALAIALGAFGLPGLQSAAQAHGGTAEMVPLQSTLEAFGASVKWDDYANLFVIAKDGAYVKVKPDSKVAILNGKRMELQVPVVFKGKTAYMSKDFINQVFQSGLDKTFIVETRPSPLNPLSADEINSAVEIIKHSAHYKPGLRFTEVSVHTPPKDQVWNFIYSGQKPTQSRQANIVVLDGKHVIEGQVDLDSKSLLSWKPIEGAHGMVLLDDFATVQSVITTSTEYAQALAKRGITDIKKVVTTPLTVGYFDGKDGLVQDKRLLKIVSYLDTGDGNYWAHPIEGLVAVVDLEQKKLIKVEDGAVVPIPMKPTPYDGRGRKGVALKPLEIIEPEGKNYTITGNSIHWQNWDFHVRLDSRVGPILSTVTYDDKGKKRKIMYEGNLGGMIVPYGDPDAGWYFKAYLDSGDYGMGTLTSPIARGKDAPENAVLLDATIADYTGAPTTIPHAIAVFERYAGPEYKHQEMGQPNISAERRELVIRWISTVGNYDYIFDWVFQQNGTIGIDAGATGIEAVKGVKSKTMHEATAKEDTRYGTLLDHNIVGTTHQHIYNFRLDMDIDGENNSLVEVNPVVAPNDRGGPRTSTMQTEQRVVSTEQQAAQKFDPSTVRLLTNFGKENKVGNPVSYQLIPYAGGTHPVAKGANFGKDEWLYHRLSFMDKQLWVTRYNPQEKYPEGKYPNRSQSDTGLGQFTQDNQSIENSDDVVWLTTGTTHIARAEEWPIMPTEWVHVLLKPWNFFDETPTLNLNSPK; encoded by the coding sequence ATGTTTTCGTCCGCCGCTTTGCTCAAAAGAACCCCCCTGGCCCGGCTCGCACTGGCCATTGCCCTGGGAGCTTTCGGCTTGCCTGGCTTGCAATCCGCGGCGCAGGCCCATGGCGGTACTGCCGAAATGGTGCCGCTGCAATCGACCCTTGAAGCGTTTGGCGCCTCCGTCAAATGGGACGACTACGCCAACTTATTCGTGATTGCCAAGGACGGCGCCTACGTCAAGGTCAAGCCTGACAGCAAGGTCGCCATACTCAACGGCAAGCGCATGGAGTTGCAGGTGCCGGTGGTGTTCAAGGGCAAGACCGCGTACATGTCCAAGGACTTTATCAACCAGGTGTTCCAATCCGGCCTGGACAAGACCTTTATCGTCGAGACCCGCCCCAGCCCGCTCAACCCGCTGAGCGCGGATGAGATCAACAGCGCAGTCGAGATCATCAAGCACTCGGCACACTACAAGCCAGGTTTGCGCTTCACCGAAGTGTCGGTGCACACGCCGCCCAAGGATCAGGTGTGGAATTTCATCTACAGCGGACAGAAACCGACCCAGTCGCGCCAGGCCAATATCGTGGTGCTTGATGGCAAGCATGTGATCGAGGGCCAGGTCGACCTGGACAGCAAGTCGCTGCTGTCCTGGAAGCCAATTGAAGGCGCCCATGGCATGGTGCTGCTGGACGACTTCGCCACCGTGCAATCGGTGATCACCACCAGCACTGAATATGCCCAGGCATTGGCCAAGCGTGGCATCACCGACATCAAGAAAGTGGTGACAACGCCGTTGACCGTCGGTTACTTCGACGGAAAGGACGGTCTAGTCCAGGACAAGCGCCTGCTGAAAATCGTCAGCTACCTCGACACCGGTGACGGCAACTACTGGGCACACCCGATTGAGGGCTTGGTGGCAGTGGTCGATCTTGAGCAGAAAAAACTGATCAAAGTCGAAGATGGCGCTGTTGTCCCTATACCGATGAAACCCACCCCATATGACGGCCGGGGCCGCAAGGGCGTGGCGCTCAAGCCGCTGGAGATCATTGAGCCGGAAGGCAAGAACTACACCATCACCGGCAACAGCATCCATTGGCAGAACTGGGATTTTCATGTGCGCCTCGACTCCCGCGTCGGGCCGATCCTGTCCACGGTCACTTATGACGACAAGGGCAAGAAACGCAAGATCATGTACGAAGGCAACCTGGGCGGTATGATCGTGCCGTACGGCGACCCGGATGCCGGCTGGTACTTCAAGGCCTACCTTGATTCGGGCGACTACGGCATGGGCACCCTCACCTCGCCGATTGCGCGTGGCAAAGACGCCCCGGAAAACGCCGTGCTGCTGGACGCAACCATTGCCGACTACACCGGCGCCCCGACCACCATCCCCCATGCGATTGCGGTGTTCGAGCGCTACGCCGGCCCCGAATACAAACACCAGGAAATGGGCCAGCCCAACATCAGCGCCGAACGGCGAGAGCTGGTGATCCGCTGGATCAGCACCGTGGGTAACTACGACTACATCTTCGACTGGGTATTCCAGCAGAACGGCACCATCGGTATCGACGCCGGCGCCACCGGCATCGAAGCGGTCAAGGGTGTCAAATCCAAGACCATGCACGAGGCCACCGCCAAGGAAGACACACGCTACGGCACGCTGCTGGACCACAACATCGTCGGCACCACCCACCAGCATATCTACAACTTCCGCTTGGACATGGACATCGACGGCGAGAACAACTCACTGGTGGAAGTGAACCCGGTGGTTGCGCCCAACGACCGTGGTGGGCCGCGCACCAGCACCATGCAGACCGAACAACGAGTGGTCAGCACCGAGCAGCAGGCCGCACAGAAGTTCGACCCCTCCACCGTGCGCCTGTTGACCAACTTCGGTAAGGAAAACAAAGTCGGCAACCCGGTTTCCTACCAGTTGATACCCTACGCCGGCGGTACACACCCGGTGGCCAAGGGCGCCAATTTTGGCAAGGATGAATGGCTCTATCACCGCCTGAGCTTCATGGACAAACAGCTGTGGGTGACGCGCTACAACCCGCAGGAGAAGTACCCGGAGGGCAAGTACCCGAACCGTTCGCAAAGCGACACCGGCCTTGGGCAGTTCACCCAGGACAACCAGTCGATCGAGAACAGCGACGACGTGGTCTGGCTGACCACCGGCACGACTCACATCGCCCGGGCGGAAGAGTGGCCGATCATGCCGACCGAGTGGGTGCACGTACTGCTCAAACCGTGGAATTTCTTTGATGAAACGCCGACACTGAACCTCAACTCACCTAAATGA
- a CDS encoding cytochrome C, producing the protein MRRLLALGLACVMTAPLAYARAIPNPAQRHAPGNEAPQTPISQAGYSNSVNYQLQCAGCHLGDGMGSAANDTPRLKGFVGNFLKVPGGREFLVRVPGMSQSALNNAQLADLLNWLVRKDGMAGSSTPMDYTPYTAKEVKTLREEAMLNLPGTRATLVKAMRDRGIAIDDGMSY; encoded by the coding sequence ATGCGTAGGTTGCTAGCCCTCGGTCTCGCCTGTGTGATGACCGCTCCCCTGGCGTACGCCAGGGCTATTCCCAACCCGGCGCAGCGGCATGCGCCGGGCAATGAAGCGCCGCAAACCCCGATTTCACAAGCCGGCTACAGCAACAGCGTGAACTATCAACTGCAGTGCGCCGGCTGCCACCTGGGCGACGGCATGGGGTCGGCTGCCAACGACACGCCCCGACTCAAGGGGTTTGTCGGTAATTTCCTCAAAGTGCCGGGCGGGCGTGAGTTTCTCGTGCGGGTACCCGGGATGTCACAGTCGGCGTTGAACAATGCCCAGTTGGCCGACCTGCTGAACTGGCTCGTGCGCAAAGACGGCATGGCCGGCAGCAGCACGCCAATGGACTACACGCCCTACACCGCGAAAGAGGTCAAGACACTGCGCGAGGAGGCTATGCTCAACTTGCCAGGCACCCGCGCTACGCTGGTCAAGGCGATGCGTGACCGGGGAATTGCGATTGATGATGGGATGAGCTACTGA
- a CDS encoding methylamine dehydrogenase light chain: MKLLDLLFERSTRRVADTTSRRKLLSRMGSLMVAGAALPLLLPLDRTSKALAADNPKAGDPGDPNTCDYWRYCSIDGFLCSCCGGSVTSCPPGTEASQVTWIGTCRNPADGKDYIISYNDCCGKQSCAQCACTRNDSEEPAYRPFNNNDVNWCLAAKSHIYHCTVSVIRGVAV; the protein is encoded by the coding sequence ATGAAACTACTGGACCTGTTGTTTGAACGCTCCACGCGCCGGGTAGCCGACACAACGTCTCGGCGCAAATTACTGTCTCGCATGGGCTCGTTGATGGTAGCTGGCGCCGCGCTACCGCTGTTGCTGCCCCTGGACCGCACCAGCAAGGCCCTTGCTGCCGACAACCCGAAAGCGGGCGACCCCGGCGACCCGAATACTTGTGACTACTGGCGCTACTGCTCCATTGACGGCTTCTTGTGCAGTTGCTGCGGCGGCTCGGTCACCTCGTGCCCACCGGGCACCGAGGCGTCGCAGGTCACCTGGATCGGCACCTGCCGTAACCCGGCCGATGGCAAGGACTACATCATTTCGTACAACGATTGCTGCGGTAAGCAAAGCTGCGCCCAATGCGCCTGCACCCGTAACGACAGTGAAGAACCGGCCTATCGCCCATTCAACAACAACGATGTGAATTGGTGCCTGGCCGCCAAATCCCACATCTACCACTGCACCGTGTCGGTCATTCGCGGCGTCGCGGTCTAA
- the mauD gene encoding methylamine dehydrogenase accessory protein MauD — translation MEGLIVSNVLLWVLLVAVAFVVMGLVRQIGVLHGRLAPAGALMVDKGVAVNEAAPQVTASDRNGRPVNFGYAGEKNQLLFFLSPTCPICKSLLPAIKSIAREQADRLDVVFISDGDMDAQQALIREHKLEHATYVVGPEVGMTYQIGKLPYAALIDKNGTLRAKGLVNSREHLDSLFEVEHLNSATLQEYLNSQPHPHVHSH, via the coding sequence ATGGAAGGTTTAATCGTATCCAACGTGTTGCTCTGGGTGTTGCTGGTGGCCGTGGCGTTTGTGGTCATGGGCCTGGTCCGCCAGATTGGTGTGCTCCACGGCCGCCTGGCGCCAGCCGGCGCGCTGATGGTCGACAAGGGCGTGGCCGTGAACGAAGCCGCTCCGCAAGTCACTGCTTCCGACCGTAACGGCCGCCCGGTGAACTTCGGCTACGCCGGCGAAAAGAACCAATTGCTGTTCTTTCTCTCGCCCACTTGCCCCATCTGCAAGTCGCTGTTGCCAGCAATCAAATCCATTGCCAGGGAACAGGCCGACCGCCTCGACGTGGTTTTCATCAGCGATGGCGACATGGACGCCCAGCAAGCGCTGATCCGCGAACACAAACTGGAGCACGCCACTTACGTAGTCGGCCCGGAAGTGGGCATGACCTATCAGATCGGCAAGCTGCCGTATGCCGCGCTGATCGACAAGAACGGCACCCTGCGTGCAAAGGGCCTGGTCAACTCACGCGAGCACCTGGACAGCCTGTTCGAAGTCGAGCACCTCAACAGCGCCACGCTGCAGGAATACCTGAACAGCCAGCCGCACCCACACGTCCACAGCCACTGA
- a CDS encoding MauE/DoxX family redox-associated membrane protein, with amino-acid sequence MHLDPIFILTSALTLAVLLASAATHKVRAPARFAKQLADYQLLPDSAVRPLARVIPLVELMVAFALLVPASRGGAALAAAGLIALYALAIAINLWRGRRDIDCGCAGPDQAQPLRPLLLLRNSALVGLALLAGVAPVARDLGVFDSFVSVAATAVLLLVYAAADGLLANSPLLLKLIGR; translated from the coding sequence ATGCACTTAGACCCGATCTTCATCCTCACCAGTGCGCTCACGCTCGCGGTATTGCTGGCTAGCGCCGCGACCCACAAGGTGCGCGCACCGGCACGTTTCGCCAAGCAGTTGGCGGACTATCAACTGTTGCCCGATTCAGCGGTACGCCCCCTTGCCCGAGTGATCCCCCTGGTGGAGTTGATGGTGGCTTTTGCGTTGTTGGTCCCCGCCAGTCGAGGCGGAGCGGCACTGGCTGCCGCTGGCCTGATTGCGCTGTACGCCCTGGCGATCGCGATCAACTTGTGGCGCGGCCGTCGGGATATCGACTGCGGCTGTGCAGGCCCGGACCAGGCACAACCACTTCGCCCGCTCCTGCTGCTGCGCAACAGCGCACTGGTGGGGCTGGCACTGCTCGCTGGCGTGGCACCGGTGGCCCGTGACCTGGGTGTTTTCGATAGTTTTGTCAGCGTAGCGGCCACCGCCGTGCTGCTGCTGGTTTACGCCGCGGCCGACGGCCTGCTGGCGAACTCCCCTCTTCTGCTCAAACTGATTGGTAGGTGA
- a CDS encoding amine dehydrogenase large subunit yields MRATRITVPSALGISLLVLGLNTANADLPADTIGNTVLAFPPEAHRAFIVDVEFESFVVGRVTVVDPDKKRVLGMVPTGFAAPSTLSHDQKTLYSADIFYSRGTRGTRTDVLTAWDSSTLSPAWEVLIPSKRAESLTQRYGLKTSADDRFVYVYNFTPSTSVTVVDTQAKTVTAELAIPGCVLNYPVGNRRFASLCGDGSLQVVTLNDQGQETARSRTAFFDPNAEKLNERAVNVGDTYYFTTTTGTVRPVDFSGDAPKILGSWTLTTEAEKQAGWAPGGWQLMAVAPKLNRLYVLMHDAHEPMKWEDPSPLIWAFDLKTHKKVATLEAPVPVWSLQATGDDKPLLLGADIEGGLQIFDLKTNKLNASMPKVAKTATQIMSY; encoded by the coding sequence ATGCGAGCCACCAGAATCACCGTTCCCTCAGCGCTGGGCATCAGCCTGTTGGTACTGGGTTTGAATACGGCCAACGCGGACCTGCCGGCCGACACCATCGGCAACACCGTGTTGGCGTTTCCACCTGAAGCCCACCGCGCGTTTATCGTCGACGTCGAGTTCGAAAGCTTTGTGGTAGGCCGCGTCACCGTGGTCGACCCCGATAAAAAACGCGTGCTCGGCATGGTCCCCACGGGCTTTGCTGCCCCCTCCACGCTCAGTCACGACCAGAAAACCCTGTACAGCGCTGACATCTTCTACTCACGCGGCACCCGTGGCACCCGCACCGACGTGCTGACCGCCTGGGACAGCTCCACCCTCTCGCCAGCCTGGGAGGTATTGATTCCCAGCAAGCGCGCCGAGTCGCTGACCCAGCGCTACGGCCTGAAAACCAGCGCCGATGACCGCTTCGTCTACGTCTACAACTTCACACCGTCCACCTCGGTGACCGTGGTGGACACCCAGGCCAAGACTGTTACCGCCGAGCTGGCGATTCCCGGTTGCGTGCTCAACTACCCGGTGGGCAATCGTCGCTTTGCCTCACTTTGCGGCGATGGCAGCCTGCAGGTGGTCACGCTCAACGATCAGGGCCAGGAAACGGCTCGCAGCCGCACAGCGTTCTTCGACCCGAATGCAGAGAAGCTCAACGAGCGCGCGGTGAACGTGGGCGACACCTACTACTTCACCACCACTACGGGTACGGTGCGCCCGGTGGATTTCTCGGGAGACGCGCCGAAAATCCTCGGTTCCTGGACGCTCACCACCGAGGCGGAAAAGCAAGCCGGCTGGGCGCCAGGAGGCTGGCAGTTGATGGCGGTCGCGCCGAAGCTGAACCGCCTGTACGTGCTGATGCACGACGCCCATGAACCAATGAAGTGGGAAGACCCCAGCCCGCTGATCTGGGCGTTCGATCTCAAGACCCACAAAAAAGTCGCCACCCTGGAAGCGCCGGTGCCGGTGTGGAGCCTGCAAGCGACCGGCGATGACAAGCCGTTGCTGCTTGGCGCCGACATCGAAGGGGGCCTGCAGATCTTCGACCTCAAGACCAACAAGCTCAACGCCAGCATGCCCAAGGTCGCCAAAACCGCGACCCAGATCATGAGCTACTAA
- a CDS encoding methyl-accepting chemotaxis protein — protein sequence MHSRDELGQLATAFNRFVERIHQSIREVSSAALGVNEGAKRVLLASNSSLRNSDEQSQRTNSVAAAINQLGAAAQEIASNAAVASQQASAARQQASDGHEVVQHTIQLINELSGKISTSRANIEVLNDKTVNIGRILEVIKSISQQTNLLALNAAIEAARAGEAGRGFAVVADEVRSLAHRTQESTQEIQQMIETLQVGARDSVTTMIESQQHSESSVSTVHLAGQRLGSVTQRIGEIDNMNQSVAAATEEQTAVVEALNVDITEINLLNSQGVENLQATLLTCTELERQAERLKQLVGSFRI from the coding sequence GTGCACTCAAGGGATGAACTCGGCCAACTCGCGACGGCGTTCAACCGTTTCGTCGAGCGCATTCACCAGTCGATCCGCGAAGTGTCATCAGCCGCGCTGGGCGTGAATGAAGGGGCTAAGCGCGTACTGCTGGCATCCAACTCGTCGCTGCGCAACTCGGACGAACAATCCCAGCGAACCAACAGCGTGGCCGCCGCGATCAACCAACTGGGGGCCGCCGCCCAGGAAATCGCCAGCAACGCCGCCGTCGCCTCGCAGCAAGCCTCCGCCGCGCGGCAACAAGCCAGTGACGGTCACGAAGTGGTTCAGCATACGATTCAGTTAATCAACGAACTGTCCGGCAAGATCAGTACCTCGCGCGCCAATATCGAGGTGCTTAACGACAAAACGGTAAACATCGGGCGGATCCTCGAAGTGATCAAGAGCATTTCCCAGCAGACCAACCTGCTGGCGCTCAATGCCGCCATCGAAGCCGCCCGCGCAGGAGAAGCCGGTCGTGGCTTCGCGGTAGTCGCTGACGAGGTACGCAGCCTGGCCCATCGCACCCAGGAGTCGACCCAGGAGATCCAACAGATGATCGAAACCCTGCAAGTCGGCGCCCGCGACTCCGTCACCACCATGATCGAGAGCCAGCAACACAGCGAATCCAGCGTCAGCACCGTCCACCTGGCCGGCCAACGCCTGGGCAGCGTGACGCAACGCATCGGTGAAATCGACAACATGAACCAATCGGTCGCAGCCGCCACCGAGGAACAGACCGCCGTCGTCGAAGCGTTGAATGTGGACATCACCGAGATCAACCTGCTGAACAGCCAGGGCGTGGAAAACCTGCAAGCGACCCTGCTGACCTGTACAGAGCTGGAACGACAAGCCGAGCGGCTAAAGCAGTTGGTGGGGAGCTTTCGGATTTGA
- a CDS encoding c-type cytochrome, producing MFCSLRLPLVGLLSLTFAHAVLAGECAPVLHQGAEVFARECAVCHAVSKGTTGMMGPNLSGVIGRKSGTLTGFNYSQAMRDKAIDWQAETITQFITQPQAYLPGTYMPYMGLADAGDREAVVCYLKQQQ from the coding sequence ATGTTCTGCTCTCTGCGGTTGCCCCTTGTCGGTTTGCTGTCATTGACCTTCGCCCATGCCGTGCTGGCGGGCGAATGCGCTCCGGTCCTCCATCAAGGCGCCGAGGTTTTCGCCCGGGAATGTGCGGTTTGCCATGCGGTGAGCAAAGGCACAACCGGCATGATGGGGCCGAATCTATCGGGTGTGATCGGACGCAAATCCGGCACGTTGACCGGGTTCAACTACTCCCAGGCTATGCGCGACAAAGCCATCGACTGGCAGGCCGAGACCATCACCCAATTCATCACCCAGCCCCAGGCCTACTTGCCGGGCACTTATATGCCCTACATGGGCCTGGCCGACGCGGGCGATCGCGAGGCGGTCGTGTGC